The genomic DNA TCGAGACCGAGGCTGCTGCTCATCTGTCATGGACACCTGTGTACTCCTTCAACACGAAAGGTTGATCTCCGTACACAGACCATCTGACACGCCCGCGGCAATCATCGGCGCCGTCCTTGTCAAGATCCAGCCAAGCGACGCACAGGCCGCGCTGACGGCGCTGCCGGCCTCGCGAACCGAGAACGCGGAACTCCCGAAAGCCCCACAAGATCGGGTACCTGTCATTGTCGCCTCGGCTATGCCGAGTGTCGTCGAGGTGCATGTGAAGTCCATCGGCGGGAGCTCCACCGGGTCGGGCACCGTTCTTACCAGATCAGGCCTCATCCTCACGAACTACCACGTCGTGGCCACCCACGACCTGGGCGCCACTCAGATCGACGTCAAGGTAGGAGGACAACACCCGGCGAGCCAGCAGGCGAGCATCATCAGCGCAGACCCAGCGGCGGACCTCGCCGTCATCCAGGTCACCAAGGAAGGAGGCTTCAAACCCGCGTCGCTGGGCGACTCCTCCACGGTCGTGCCAGGCACCCAGGTCATCGCCATCGGCTCCCCCGAAGGCCTGCAAGGTTCGGTCACCACGGGCGTAGTCAGTGCACTCGACCGACCCGTACAGGTCGAGGGAACACGCACTGGCCAGGACAAGCCCCTCACCTACGCAGCGATCCAGACCGACGCCGCACTCAACCCCGGCAACTCCGGCGGGCCGCTCCTCGACCTCG from Actinopolymorpha sp. NPDC004070 includes the following:
- a CDS encoding trypsin-like peptidase domain-containing protein; translated protein: RDRGCCSSVMDTCVLLQHERLISVHRPSDTPAAIIGAVLVKIQPSDAQAALTALPASRTENAELPKAPQDRVPVIVASAMPSVVEVHVKSIGGSSTGSGTVLTRSGLILTNYHVVATHDLGATQIDVKVGGQHPASQQASIISADPAADLAVIQVTKEGGFKPASLGDSSTVVPGTQVIAIGSPEGLQGSVTTGVVSALDRPVQVEGTRTGQDKPLTYAAIQTDAALNPGNSGGPLLDLDGRVIGINSSVYTPTSGPPVSGIGFAIPINDAEKILAHLGPSA